In the Corynebacterium suedekumii genome, one interval contains:
- a CDS encoding hemolysin family protein, whose protein sequence is MNIATTILLIAGLLAANAFFVASEFALISSRRDRIESLIAQGRTAARKVLYATEHLSIMLAGAQFGITICSLILGKVAEPAVAHFIEGPFLALGMPENLLHPISFVIALAFITFLHILFGEMVPKNIAIAGPETLAMWLTPAMIWWVRITRPLIEFMNWIARITLRAFGIEQKDELDSTVDEAQLAFMIRESRAEGLLDAEETLRLSKALRSEKRSLKEVMIPLDRVRSLTLGRRGVPLDDLERAVVETGYSRFPVTGPEDAFLGYIHVKDVLDMLAATAGDEFIPRSEIRPLTIVDGSGTMDEALRKLHRRSAHMAQVRDRGELLGVITLEDLIEEYVGTVNDWTHEDD, encoded by the coding sequence GTGAACATCGCCACCACCATCCTGCTCATCGCCGGGCTGCTGGCCGCCAACGCCTTCTTCGTCGCCTCCGAGTTCGCGCTGATCTCCTCCCGCCGTGACCGCATCGAGTCCCTCATCGCCCAGGGCCGCACCGCCGCCCGCAAGGTCCTCTACGCCACCGAGCACCTGTCGATCATGCTCGCCGGCGCCCAGTTCGGCATCACCATCTGCTCGCTCATCCTGGGCAAGGTCGCCGAGCCGGCGGTCGCCCACTTCATCGAGGGTCCCTTCCTCGCGCTCGGCATGCCCGAGAATCTGCTTCACCCGATCTCCTTCGTCATCGCCCTGGCGTTCATCACCTTCCTGCACATCCTCTTCGGTGAGATGGTGCCCAAGAACATCGCCATCGCCGGCCCGGAGACCCTGGCCATGTGGCTGACCCCGGCGATGATCTGGTGGGTGCGCATCACCCGGCCGCTCATCGAGTTCATGAACTGGATCGCCCGGATCACCCTCCGCGCGTTCGGCATCGAGCAGAAGGACGAGCTCGACAGCACCGTCGACGAGGCGCAGCTCGCGTTCATGATCCGCGAGTCCCGCGCCGAAGGCCTGCTCGACGCCGAGGAGACCCTGCGTCTGTCGAAGGCGCTGCGCTCGGAGAAGCGCAGCCTCAAGGAGGTGATGATCCCGCTCGACCGGGTCCGCTCCCTCACCCTCGGCCGCCGCGGAGTCCCCCTCGATGACCTGGAGAGGGCGGTGGTGGAGACCGGCTACTCCCGCTTCCCCGTGACCGGGCCGGAGGACGCGTTCCTCGGTTACATCCACGTCAAGGACGTCCTCGACATGCTCGCCGCCACCGCTGGTGACGAGTTCATCCCCCGTTCGGAGATCCGGCCGCTGACCATCGTCGACGGCTCCGGCACCATGGACGAGGCCCTGCGTAAGCTCCACCGCCGCTCCGCTCACATGGCCCAGGTCCGCGACCGGGGCGAACTCCTCGGTGTGATCACCCTCGAGGATCTCATCGAGGAGTACGTCGGCACCGTCAACGACTGGACCCACGAGGATGACTGA
- a CDS encoding 3-methyladenine DNA glycosylase, translating to MTELLARSDWERRMTAHEARADELTRAHLDRRRRHEKHPVYDFLFEYYPIRPAHLRRWHPGVGIRLEGTSPHLQWRDYTLVDATHTTVDLPTLWDRRGDTFRYIRHLLARTNTNPAHFDCFGLHEWAMVYRTDAPRHDLPLRLGRAGSDAVVEKHRLRCTHIDAYRFFTEPARPLNLTVLDRAGQPDSDQAGCVHATMDLYKWAGKLGPIVPGELFLDTFELAVDARVLDMEASPYDCRAYGVGVVAIETPEGKAEYVSRQRDLAERGTVLRDRLVALIDVAEATTLTS from the coding sequence ATGACTGAGCTGCTGGCACGTTCCGACTGGGAGCGGCGGATGACGGCGCATGAGGCCCGCGCCGATGAGCTGACCCGCGCCCACCTCGACCGTCGCCGACGCCACGAGAAGCACCCCGTCTACGACTTCCTCTTCGAGTACTACCCCATCCGCCCAGCGCACCTGCGGCGCTGGCACCCCGGAGTCGGCATCCGCCTCGAGGGCACCTCCCCGCACCTGCAGTGGCGTGACTACACGCTTGTCGACGCCACCCACACCACCGTCGATCTCCCCACACTGTGGGATCGGCGCGGCGACACCTTCCGCTACATCCGCCATCTGCTGGCCCGCACGAACACCAACCCGGCCCACTTCGACTGCTTCGGGCTTCACGAGTGGGCCATGGTCTACCGCACCGATGCGCCGCGCCACGATCTGCCCCTGCGGTTGGGGCGGGCGGGAAGCGACGCGGTCGTCGAGAAGCACCGCCTGCGGTGCACCCACATCGACGCCTACCGCTTCTTCACCGAACCCGCCCGCCCCCTCAACCTCACCGTCCTCGACCGGGCGGGCCAGCCCGACAGCGACCAGGCCGGCTGCGTCCACGCGACCATGGACTTATACAAGTGGGCCGGAAAACTCGGGCCGATCGTGCCGGGCGAGCTGTTCCTGGACACCTTCGAGCTCGCCGTCGACGCCCGTGTCCTCGACATGGAGGCCTCCCCGTACGACTGTCGTGCCTACGGTGTCGGGGTCGTGGCGATCGAGACGCCGGAGGGCAAGGCCGAGTACGTCTCCCGGCAACGGGACCTCGCCGAACGCGGAACCGTGCTGCGTGACCGGCTTGTCGCGCTCATCGACGTCGCCGAAGCCACTACACTGACGTCCTAA
- a CDS encoding ABC transporter ATP-binding protein has protein sequence MLTVSHVTKTFFPGTVNERIALNDLSLELAEGDFVTVIGSNGAGKSTLLNAVAGRLAVDSGDVIIDGRRVNKLPEFKRARYVGRVFQDPLAGTAPTLTIEENLSLAWLRGKGRGLGRGLTRARRDQFVNKLQSLELGLEDRLTAKVGLLSGGQRQALSLLMAGFTNPRIMLLDEHTAALDPQRAELVTGLTERIVAEGGLTTLMVTHNMEQALRLGNRLIMMHEGRIVYEADAATKAKLGVRDLLQEFANIKGATLSDKAFLG, from the coding sequence ATGCTCACCGTCTCCCACGTCACCAAGACGTTCTTCCCCGGCACCGTCAACGAGCGCATCGCCCTCAACGACCTCTCACTCGAGCTCGCCGAGGGGGACTTCGTCACCGTCATCGGTTCCAACGGCGCCGGCAAGTCCACCCTCCTCAACGCCGTCGCCGGCCGCCTTGCCGTCGATTCCGGCGACGTCATCATCGACGGCAGGCGGGTGAACAAGCTCCCCGAGTTCAAGCGTGCCCGCTACGTCGGCCGCGTCTTCCAGGACCCCCTGGCCGGCACCGCCCCGACGCTGACCATCGAGGAGAACCTCTCCCTCGCGTGGCTGCGCGGCAAGGGCCGGGGCCTGGGCAGGGGACTGACCCGGGCGCGTCGCGACCAGTTCGTGAACAAGCTCCAGTCCCTCGAACTCGGCCTCGAGGACCGACTCACCGCCAAAGTTGGCCTGCTCTCCGGCGGGCAGCGCCAGGCGCTGTCCCTGCTCATGGCCGGATTCACCAACCCCCGGATCATGCTGCTCGACGAGCACACCGCAGCCCTCGACCCTCAGCGGGCCGAACTGGTCACCGGTCTCACCGAACGCATCGTCGCCGAGGGCGGACTGACCACCCTCATGGTCACCCACAACATGGAACAGGCCCTGCGCCTGGGCAACCGGCTCATCATGATGCACGAGGGCCGCATCGTCTACGAGGCCGACGCCGCCACCAAGGCCAAGCTCGGCGTCCGTGACCTGCTCCAGGAGTTCGCCAACATCAAGGGAGCGACGCTCTCCGACAAGGCTTTCCTCGGCTGA
- the ftsR gene encoding transcriptional regulator FtsR, producing MSAVRKSAAVRSVPTSTPRTSARTLSIGKVLEQLTPEFPDVTVSKIRFLESEGLITPQRTASGYRRFTGDDVQRLRYILVTQRDNYLPLKVIREQLDAMDSGAVAAILTAGEAEPIVSPENFRAPVATRLTDSDVAAQAGVGLELVAELLDAGLITPDDAGFFTADDVRIATTAEALKGFGFDARHLKSLRNTARRQADMISQAVTPVARSRGDSAKARAEEMGQQMSALVVSLHASLVKNALRDELDS from the coding sequence GTGAGTGCAGTCCGTAAGTCGGCGGCCGTCCGGTCCGTCCCGACCAGTACCCCGAGGACCTCTGCCCGGACCCTGTCCATCGGCAAGGTCCTGGAGCAGCTGACCCCGGAATTCCCGGACGTCACCGTCTCCAAGATCCGCTTCCTCGAGTCCGAGGGGCTGATCACCCCGCAGCGCACCGCATCGGGGTACCGGCGCTTCACCGGTGACGATGTGCAGCGACTGCGGTACATCCTGGTCACGCAGCGCGACAACTACCTGCCGCTGAAGGTCATTCGCGAGCAGCTCGACGCCATGGACTCCGGCGCCGTCGCCGCCATCCTCACCGCGGGTGAGGCTGAGCCGATCGTCTCCCCGGAGAACTTCCGGGCGCCGGTGGCCACCCGCCTCACCGACTCCGATGTCGCCGCCCAGGCCGGTGTGGGCCTCGAACTGGTCGCCGAACTTCTCGACGCCGGACTCATCACCCCCGACGACGCCGGCTTCTTCACCGCCGACGACGTCCGCATCGCCACCACGGCAGAAGCGCTCAAGGGCTTCGGGTTCGACGCCCGCCACCTCAAGTCCCTGCGCAACACCGCCCGTCGGCAGGCCGACATGATCAGCCAGGCTGTCACCCCGGTCGCCCGCTCCCGCGGTGACAGCGCCAAGGCACGCGCCGAGGAGATGGGGCAGCAGATGTCCGCGCTGGTCGTCTCCCTCCACGCCAGCCTGGTGAAGAACGCCCTGCGCGACGAGCTGGATTCATGA
- a CDS encoding type 1 glutamine amidotransferase: protein MTTPRITVLQPDPAASLDQFTDWLTEAGAAVDVVDLTATDVPETVGDGVIVLGGINDARSYPWVGDLHAALRDWVSAGIPVLGICLGAQLLADAHDGDLDFGLEGEEGAVEVELMEAAAPEPVFVGLESPLVVPEHHHDVITELPPGAELLAASKRYEVQAFRLGSAVGVQFHPEASPETMATWTTQSGGDGDAMLAEMQDVDDRVSETGRRIARNFVTILMERH from the coding sequence ATGACAACGCCGCGCATCACCGTCCTCCAGCCCGACCCCGCCGCATCCCTGGACCAGTTCACCGACTGGCTCACCGAGGCCGGCGCCGCCGTCGACGTCGTCGACCTCACCGCCACCGACGTGCCGGAGACCGTCGGCGACGGCGTCATCGTCCTCGGCGGCATCAACGACGCCCGCTCCTACCCCTGGGTCGGTGATCTCCACGCTGCCCTCCGCGACTGGGTCTCCGCCGGCATCCCCGTCCTCGGCATCTGCCTCGGCGCCCAGCTGCTCGCCGACGCCCACGACGGCGACCTCGACTTCGGCCTCGAAGGCGAGGAAGGGGCCGTCGAGGTCGAACTCATGGAGGCCGCGGCCCCCGAGCCCGTCTTCGTCGGCCTCGAGTCCCCGCTGGTGGTCCCGGAACACCATCACGACGTCATCACCGAGCTCCCGCCCGGAGCGGAACTCCTGGCAGCCTCGAAACGCTACGAGGTCCAGGCCTTCCGCCTCGGCTCCGCCGTGGGCGTCCAGTTCCACCCCGAGGCCTCCCCCGAGACCATGGCCACCTGGACCACACAGTCCGGTGGCGACGGTGACGCCATGCTCGCCGAGATGCAGGACGTCGACGACCGGGTGTCAGAGACCGGCCGGCGGATCGCCCGCAACTTCGTCACCATCCTCATGGAGCGCCACTGA
- a CDS encoding bifunctional nuclease family protein: MTLIPVEYHGVHTVGPEQFSCVLLRWAEQNRILPIWLSPISAADIDVRDSGYTPRRPGSQDIMSDLITRMTSGVSGVNIISHFEGVFIASIVFNDGEEVDARPSDAIKLARALEVDLKVEEDVLQQASFFVSDDVLEEYFDLRFGADARESGEAELSASGDAQADADFEEMMRSLGMSEADFFDEDSPGGPDTGGDNDTGVTKDDNGEK, translated from the coding sequence ATGACCCTGATCCCCGTCGAGTACCACGGCGTCCACACCGTCGGCCCCGAACAGTTCAGCTGCGTGCTCCTGCGCTGGGCCGAGCAGAACCGCATCCTCCCGATCTGGCTGTCGCCCATCTCGGCCGCCGACATCGACGTCCGCGACAGCGGCTACACGCCTCGTCGCCCCGGGTCGCAGGACATCATGAGCGATCTGATCACCCGCATGACCAGCGGAGTCTCAGGGGTCAACATCATCAGCCACTTCGAGGGTGTGTTTATCGCCTCCATCGTGTTCAACGACGGAGAGGAGGTCGACGCACGCCCGTCCGACGCCATCAAGCTCGCCCGCGCACTCGAGGTCGACCTCAAGGTCGAGGAGGACGTGCTCCAGCAGGCCTCCTTCTTCGTCTCCGATGACGTGCTCGAGGAGTACTTCGATCTGCGTTTCGGGGCGGACGCGCGGGAATCGGGGGAGGCGGAGCTCTCCGCGTCGGGTGACGCCCAGGCGGACGCCGACTTCGAGGAGATGATGCGGTCGCTCGGCATGTCCGAGGCCGACTTCTTTGACGAGGACTCCCCGGGCGGCCCTGACACTGGTGGGGACAATGACACCGGCGTGACTAAAGATGACAATGGGGAAAAGTAA
- a CDS encoding MerR family transcriptional regulator, with amino-acid sequence MSNTDHPVQESLFDLGPGEEVGYRVPIACQVAGITYRQLDYWARTKLVVPSIRGARGSGSQRLYSFRDILVLKIVKRLLDTGISLQNIRLAVEKLRDRGANDIAEITLVSDGTTVYECRSADEVIDLLGGGQGVFGIAVPGIMKELTGTIASFPSERIDEEIGAEVIGMDELAARRTRKTS; translated from the coding sequence GTGAGCAACACCGACCACCCCGTCCAGGAATCCCTCTTCGACCTCGGTCCCGGCGAAGAGGTGGGCTACCGTGTGCCCATCGCCTGCCAGGTGGCCGGCATCACCTACCGCCAGCTCGACTACTGGGCCCGCACCAAGCTGGTCGTCCCCTCGATCCGTGGTGCCCGCGGCTCCGGCTCCCAGCGGCTCTACTCGTTCCGCGACATCCTCGTTCTGAAGATCGTCAAGCGTCTGCTCGACACCGGCATCTCCCTGCAGAACATCCGCCTGGCGGTGGAGAAGCTGCGCGACCGTGGTGCCAATGACATCGCTGAGATCACCCTCGTCTCCGACGGCACCACCGTCTACGAGTGCCGTTCCGCCGACGAGGTCATCGACCTCCTGGGCGGCGGCCAGGGCGTGTTCGGCATCGCCGTGCCCGGCATCATGAAGGAACTGACCGGCACCATCGCCTCCTTCCCCTCCGAGCGCATCGACGAGGAGATCGGCGCCGAGGTCATTGGCATGGACGAACTCGCGGCCCGTCGTACCCGCAAAACCTCTTAA
- a CDS encoding bifunctional alpha/beta hydrolase/OsmC family protein, translating to MHSVSVKLPSSTGTTMAGTIDFPDAEPVGFAIFAHCFTCSRFAPAASRVCKTLAEHGIAALRFDFPGLGQSEGDFADTSFTQNVDDIVAASDWLTANYEAPQLLVGHSLGGAAALQAATRPEMKHLAAVATMGAPFDPAHSVLHFADRVKDADEDGSVTVVLGGRDIVISREFLEDLADTNPEAYLPRLRKPLLLIHSPVDQTVGVENAQNIFRKTRYPKSLVSLDKADHLFTRGTSAQRAGHIIAEWSRPYLVPNQLPAQVDADQVMATSAAGTKFGSVVRTDAHKVITDRAKADGGKDAGMTAIDLLMSALAAATSEAVRAAAKGMKLDDVRVTVTHASASTFQRQVHLDGTLSAAERRLLLDAAKSTDIQGMLSGANIMDVPA from the coding sequence ATGCATTCTGTGAGCGTGAAGCTTCCCTCCAGCACGGGAACGACAATGGCCGGCACGATTGACTTCCCGGATGCGGAACCGGTGGGGTTCGCGATCTTCGCGCACTGTTTCACCTGTTCCCGCTTCGCCCCCGCCGCCTCCCGCGTGTGCAAGACGCTCGCCGAACACGGCATCGCCGCCCTGCGATTCGATTTTCCCGGTCTCGGCCAGTCCGAGGGTGACTTCGCCGACACCTCCTTCACCCAGAACGTCGACGACATCGTCGCCGCCAGCGACTGGCTCACCGCCAACTACGAGGCGCCGCAGCTGCTCGTCGGCCACTCCCTCGGCGGCGCGGCCGCACTCCAGGCGGCGACCCGCCCGGAGATGAAGCACCTGGCCGCCGTGGCCACGATGGGTGCCCCCTTCGACCCCGCCCACTCGGTCCTGCACTTCGCCGACCGGGTCAAGGACGCCGACGAGGACGGCTCGGTCACCGTCGTCCTCGGTGGCCGCGACATCGTCATCTCCCGGGAGTTTCTCGAGGACCTCGCCGACACCAATCCGGAGGCCTACCTCCCCCGCCTGCGCAAGCCGCTGCTGCTCATCCACTCCCCCGTCGACCAGACCGTCGGCGTGGAGAACGCGCAGAACATCTTCCGCAAGACCCGCTACCCCAAGTCCCTGGTGAGCCTGGACAAGGCCGACCACCTGTTCACCCGCGGCACCTCCGCCCAACGCGCCGGGCACATCATCGCCGAATGGTCCCGCCCCTACCTGGTGCCCAACCAGCTGCCCGCCCAGGTCGACGCCGACCAGGTCATGGCCACCTCCGCCGCCGGCACGAAGTTCGGTTCCGTCGTCCGCACCGACGCGCACAAGGTCATCACGGACCGCGCCAAGGCCGACGGCGGCAAGGACGCCGGCATGACCGCCATCGACCTGCTCATGTCCGCGCTCGCCGCCGCCACCTCCGAGGCCGTCCGCGCCGCCGCGAAGGGCATGAAGCTCGACGACGTCCGCGTCACCGTCACCCACGCCTCCGCCTCCACCTTCCAGCGCCAGGTCCACCTCGACGGCACGCTGTCCGCGGCGGAGCGCCGCCTGCTTCTCGACGCCGCGAAATCCACTGACATCCAGGGCATGCTCTCCGGCGCCAACATCATGGACGTTCCCGCGTGA
- the secA2 gene encoding accessory Sec system translocase SecA2, producing MGARQSRNQKRSVAIVDDATSRIDALASLDDAAVAARARTLTAGGELADPAEFLAVLAVASQRSLGLTPFPVQSQAVLRLLEGDVIQMATGEGKTLVGAMAATGFGLMGRRVHVITVNDYLAARDAEWMRPLVEFFGLTVAAITEKLDAQQRRVAYASDVVYGPVNEIGFDVLRDQQITRRADAVQAPADVALVDEADSVLVDEALVPLVLAGNQPGVESTGQITDVVRHLREREHYTIDDDRRNVFLTDAGATRVEGALGIGSLYDDEHIGTTLVKVNLALHAKALLIRDIHYLVADGKVALIDASRGRVADLQRWPDGLQAAVEAKEGLDVTEGGKILDTITLQALMRRYPKVCGMTGTAVEATDQLRQFYDLHVSVIDRHRELRRFDEADRIYATAAEKNRAIVEEIVALHATGQPVLVGTHDVAESEALAEALAERGIDANVLNAKNDAEEARIVAEAGDLGRVTVSTQMAGRGTDIKLGGADETEHANVAELGGLAVIGTSRHRTARLDNQLRGRAGRQGDPGLSLFFVSLEDDVVTSGGSGESVSAQPDDSGLITAKRIQDFVGHCQRVTEGQLLEIHSQTWKYNQLLADQRIIIDERRARLLDTAQAWEELSRRSPERAAELADLDHPVREQAARDIMLFHLDQEWADHLAVMDDVRESIHLRAIARETPIDEYHRIAVREFKELAQRAVDKAVATFETVTIDADGAHLADEGLARPSATWTYMVSDNPLAGGGNSVVSGIGNLFR from the coding sequence ATGGGCGCGCGGCAGTCGCGCAACCAGAAGCGCAGCGTCGCCATAGTCGACGACGCCACTTCCCGGATCGATGCTCTCGCCTCGCTTGATGACGCCGCCGTGGCCGCCAGAGCCCGCACCCTCACCGCGGGCGGCGAGCTCGCCGACCCCGCAGAGTTCCTCGCCGTGCTCGCCGTCGCCTCGCAGCGTTCGCTGGGGCTGACGCCTTTCCCGGTCCAGTCCCAGGCGGTGTTGCGCCTGCTCGAGGGCGATGTCATCCAGATGGCCACCGGCGAGGGCAAGACCCTGGTCGGCGCGATGGCCGCCACCGGGTTCGGCCTCATGGGCAGACGGGTCCACGTGATCACGGTCAACGACTACCTCGCAGCCCGCGACGCCGAATGGATGCGCCCGCTCGTGGAGTTCTTCGGTCTCACCGTCGCCGCGATCACGGAGAAGCTCGACGCTCAGCAGCGGCGGGTGGCCTACGCCAGCGACGTGGTCTACGGGCCGGTGAATGAAATCGGCTTCGACGTTCTCCGGGACCAGCAGATCACCCGCCGCGCCGACGCGGTCCAGGCCCCGGCGGACGTCGCCCTCGTCGACGAGGCCGACTCCGTCCTCGTCGACGAGGCACTCGTCCCACTGGTGCTCGCCGGCAACCAGCCGGGTGTCGAGTCCACCGGCCAGATCACCGACGTGGTCCGCCACCTGCGTGAACGCGAGCACTACACCATCGACGACGACCGCCGGAACGTCTTCCTCACCGACGCCGGCGCCACCCGCGTCGAGGGTGCCCTGGGCATCGGGTCCCTCTACGACGACGAGCACATCGGCACCACCCTGGTGAAGGTCAATCTCGCCCTGCACGCCAAGGCCCTGCTCATCCGGGACATCCACTACCTGGTGGCCGACGGCAAGGTCGCCCTCATCGACGCCTCCCGCGGGCGGGTCGCCGACCTGCAGCGCTGGCCCGACGGACTCCAGGCAGCCGTAGAGGCCAAGGAGGGCCTCGACGTCACCGAGGGCGGGAAGATCCTCGACACCATCACCCTCCAGGCCCTCATGCGCCGCTACCCGAAGGTGTGCGGCATGACCGGCACCGCCGTGGAGGCCACCGACCAGCTCCGCCAGTTCTACGATCTGCACGTCTCCGTCATCGACCGCCACCGCGAACTGCGGCGCTTCGACGAGGCCGACCGCATCTACGCCACCGCCGCCGAGAAGAACCGCGCCATCGTCGAGGAGATCGTCGCCCTCCACGCCACCGGCCAGCCCGTCCTCGTGGGCACCCACGACGTCGCCGAGTCCGAGGCCCTGGCCGAGGCACTGGCCGAACGCGGCATCGACGCCAACGTCCTCAACGCCAAGAATGACGCCGAGGAAGCCCGGATCGTCGCCGAAGCCGGTGACCTGGGCCGGGTGACCGTCTCCACCCAGATGGCCGGCCGTGGCACCGACATCAAACTCGGCGGTGCCGACGAAACCGAGCACGCCAACGTCGCCGAGCTCGGCGGCCTGGCCGTCATCGGCACCTCCCGGCACCGCACCGCCCGCCTGGACAACCAGCTCCGCGGACGTGCCGGACGCCAGGGGGATCCGGGCCTGTCCCTGTTCTTCGTCTCCCTCGAGGATGACGTGGTCACCTCCGGCGGATCGGGGGAATCCGTCAGCGCCCAGCCCGACGACTCCGGCCTCATCACCGCCAAGCGGATCCAGGACTTCGTCGGCCACTGCCAGCGCGTCACCGAGGGCCAGCTGCTGGAAATCCACTCCCAGACGTGGAAGTACAACCAGCTGCTCGCCGACCAGCGGATCATCATCGACGAACGCCGCGCCCGCCTCCTCGACACCGCCCAGGCCTGGGAGGAACTGTCCCGACGGTCACCGGAACGCGCCGCCGAGCTGGCCGACCTCGACCACCCGGTCCGTGAACAGGCCGCCCGCGACATCATGCTCTTCCACCTCGACCAGGAGTGGGCCGACCACCTCGCCGTCATGGATGACGTCCGGGAGTCGATCCACCTGCGCGCCATCGCCCGCGAGACACCCATCGACGAGTACCACCGCATCGCGGTGCGGGAGTTCAAGGAGCTGGCCCAGCGCGCCGTCGACAAGGCGGTGGCGACCTTCGAGACGGTGACCATCGACGCCGACGGGGCCCACCTGGCGGACGAGGGACTCGCGCGTCCGTCCGCGACGTGGACCTACATGGTCTCAGACAACCCGCTCGCCGGTGGCGGCAACTCCGTCGTGTCCGGAATCGGTAACCTTTTCCGCTGA
- the odhI gene encoding oxoglutarate dehydrogenase inhibitor Odhl, whose amino-acid sequence MSENTGTPEAQVETTSVFRADLLKEMESGAAPATSGADNLPEGAGLLVVKRGPNAGARFLLDQAITTAGRHPESDIFLDDVTVSRRHAEFRINDGEFEVFDVGSLNGTYVNREPRNSQTLTTGDEIQIGKFRLVFLAGPKN is encoded by the coding sequence ATGAGCGAGAACACCGGTACTCCTGAAGCACAGGTGGAGACCACGTCGGTCTTCCGTGCCGATCTGCTGAAGGAAATGGAGTCCGGCGCCGCCCCGGCCACGTCCGGGGCGGACAACCTGCCCGAAGGGGCAGGTCTGCTCGTGGTCAAGCGTGGCCCGAACGCCGGCGCCCGCTTCCTGCTGGACCAGGCGATCACCACCGCCGGACGCCACCCCGAGTCGGACATCTTCCTCGACGACGTCACCGTCTCGCGCCGTCACGCGGAGTTCCGCATCAACGACGGCGAGTTCGAGGTCTTCGACGTCGGATCCCTCAACGGCACCTACGTCAACCGCGAGCCGCGCAACTCCCAGACCCTGACCACGGGGGATGAGATCCAGATCGGCAAGTTCCGTCTGGTGTTCCTCGCCGGCCCGAAGAACTGA
- a CDS encoding YchJ family protein, whose product MFPGDRRCPCGTGLTYAECCGKYHEGAVAPTAETLMRSRFTAFVVRDADYLLATWDPDTRPSDLTLVDLPVRFYRLDIIDVVGGGPLDTTGMVEFEAFYRGEPSGSQRERSTFRRLDGRWFYSAGDVG is encoded by the coding sequence GTGTTCCCCGGCGACCGGCGCTGCCCCTGCGGCACCGGCCTGACCTACGCCGAGTGCTGCGGGAAGTACCACGAGGGCGCCGTCGCCCCGACCGCCGAGACGCTCATGCGTTCGCGTTTCACCGCCTTCGTGGTCCGCGACGCCGACTATCTGCTGGCCACCTGGGACCCGGACACCCGCCCCTCCGACCTGACCCTGGTGGACCTGCCGGTGCGTTTCTACCGCCTCGACATCATCGATGTCGTCGGCGGCGGACCGCTCGACACCACCGGCATGGTGGAGTTCGAGGCCTTCTACCGGGGCGAACCCTCCGGCTCGCAGCGGGAGCGCTCCACCTTCCGGCGCCTGGACGGCCGGTGGTTCTACTCCGCCGGCGACGTGGGCTGA